The Triticum aestivum cultivar Chinese Spring chromosome 7B, IWGSC CS RefSeq v2.1, whole genome shotgun sequence genome window below encodes:
- the LOC123159330 gene encoding probable galactinol--sucrose galactosyltransferase 6, whose amino-acid sequence MARAALISSTGAAASSSSPSPRARIYTRAPSSSSRPPLLASPPLRLLPDPQSSPRRCSIKTLAAVKGASLSGRRSAREEKEEMTIESSVRLAGGELSVGGRTVLSGVPDAVSASPAAARGPVDGVFLGADLAGPASRHVVSLGAMRGVRFMACFRFKMWWMAQRMGDKGGDVPHETQFLLVESRAPGTGGEEEETSYVVFLPLVEGAFRASLQGGGAGGDELQLCVESGDAGTLASSFDRALFVGAADSDPFAAIAGAVAAVRSCLGTFRPRAEKKLPAIVDYFGWCTWDAFYQDVTQEGVEAGLQSLAAGGAPPKFVIIDDGWQSVGTDKQSPDVDSVGEAGKSPPLPRLTGIKENSKFQSGDDPATATGIETLVRAAKEKYGLKYVYVWHAITGYWGGVRPGVAGMEAYRSTMQFPKISPGVAENEPNMKTDVLTLQGLGLVHPQAVHRFYDELHAYLAAAGVDGVKVDVQCVLETLGAGHGGRVQLTKEYHRALDASVAKNFPDNGIIACMSHNTDALYCSKQTAVVRASDDFFPREAVSHTIHIAAVAYNSVFLGEFMLPDWDMFHSLHPAGDYHGSARAISGGPVYVSDAPGKHDFELLRKMVLPDGTVLRARLPGRPTKDCLFADPARDGATLLKIWNMNRFTGVLGVYNCQGAAWSSAEKKNVFHQEAGAGALTCGVRSRDVHLIAEAATDGGDGWGGDCAVYRHGAGDLVVLPDGAGLPVSLKVLEHDVLTVSPIKDLAAGLRFAPVGLVDMFNGGAAVEGLTYSLLADGDEAVGLVSMEVRGRGRLGAYSSVRPRSCTLGSAPAEFSYDASSGMVILELESMPLPKERVHKIAIEL is encoded by the exons ATGGCGCGCGCAGCACTCATCTCCAGCACCGGGGCCGCCGCATCCTCCTCATCCCCCTCTCCTCGCGCGCGTATATATACCCGcgcgccctcttcctcttcccgcCCACCGCTCCTCGCCTCTCCGCCCCTCCGCCTCCTCCCCGATCCCCAATCCAGTCCTCGTCG GTGTTCGATTAAGACTCTTGCGGCGGTCAAGGGGGCGTCGTTGTCCGGCCGGCGGAGCGCGAGGGAGGAGAAAGAAGAGATGACGATCGAGTCGTCCGTGAGGCTCGCCGGCGGGGAGCTGTCGGTTGGCGGGCGGACGGTGCTGTCCGGCGTGCCGGACGCGGTGTCGGCGTCGCCCGCGGCGGCCCGGGGCCCCGTTGACGGCGTCTTCCTCGGCGCCGACCTCGCCGGCCCGGCCTCCCGCCACGTCGTCTCCCTCGGCGCCATGAG GGGCGTGCGGTTCATGGCGTGCTTCCGGTTCAAGATGTGGTGGATGGCGCAGAGGATGGGCGACAAGGGCGGCGACGTCCCGCACGAGACGCAGTTCCTGCTGGTCGAGTCGAGGGCCCCCGGCaccggcggggaggaggaagagaCGTCGTACGTCGTGTTCCTCCCGCTCGTGGAGGGCGCGTTCCGGGCCAGCCtccagggcggcggcgcgggcggcgacgaGCTCCAGCTCTGCGTCGAGAGCGGCGACGCCGGCACGCTCGCCAGTTCCTTCGACCGCGCGCTCTTCGTGGGCGCCGCGGACTCCGACCCtttcgccgccatcgccggcgccgtcGCGGCCGTCAGGTCCTGCCTCGGGACCTTCCGCCCGCGCGCCGAGAAGAAGCTCCCCGCGATCGTTGACTACTTCGGGTGGTGCACGTGGGACGCCTTCTACCAGGACGTCACCCAGGAGGGCGTCGAGGCCGGGCTCCAGAGCCTCGCCGCCGGCGGAGCGCCGCCCAAGTTCGTCATCATCGACGACGGCTGGCAGTCGGTCGGCACCGACAAACAGAGCCCCGACGTGGACTCTGTGGGCGAGGCCGGCAAGTCGCCGCCCCTTCCCCGGCTCACCGGCATCAAGGAGAACAGCAAGTTCCAGAGCGGCGACGACCCGGCCACCGCCACGGGCATCGAGACGCTGGTGCGCGCGGCGAAGGAGAAGTACGGGCTCAAGTACGTGTACGTCTGGCACGCCATCACCGGCTACTGGGGCGGCGTGCGGCCGGGCGTCGCCGGGATGGAGGCCTACCGCTCCACCATGCAGTTCCCCAAGATCTCGCCGGGCGTGGCGGAGAACGAGCCCAACATGAAGACCGACGTGCTCACCCTGCAGGGGCTCGGCCTCGTGCACCCGCAGGCCGTGCACCGCTTCTACGACGAGCTCCACGCgtacctcgccgccgccggcgtcgaCGGCGTCAAGGTGGACGTGCAGTGCGTCCTCGAGACGCTCGGCGCCGGCCACGGCGGCCGCGTGCAGCTCACCAAGGAGTACCACCGCGCGCTCGACGCCTCCGTCGCCAAGAACTTCCCGGACAACGGCATCATCGCCTGCATGAGCCACAACACCGACGCCCTCTACTG CTCGAAGCAGACGGCGGTGGTGAGAGCGTCAGACGATTTCTTCCCGAGGGAGGCGGTGTCGCACACGATCCACATCGCGGCGGTGGCCTACAACAGCGTGTTCCTCGGCGAGTTCATGCTCCCGGACTGGGACATGTTCCACTCCCTGCACCCCGCCGGCGACTACCACGGCTCGGCGCGCGCCATCAGCGGCGGGCCCGTGTACGTCAGCGACGCGCCGGGGAAGCACGACTTCGAGCTGCTGAGGAAGATGGTGCTGCCGGACGGCACCGTGCTGCGCGCGCGGCTGCCGGGCCGGCCGACCAAGGACTGCCTGTTCGCGGACCCGGCGCGCGACGGCGCCACCCTGCTCAAGATCTGGAACATGAACAGGTTCACGGGCGTGCTCGGCGTGTACAACTGCCAGGGCGCGGCGTGGAGCTCCGCGGAGAAGAAGAACGTCTTCCACCAGGAGGCCGGCGCCGGCGCGCTGACCTGCGGCGTCAGGAGCCGCGACGTCCACCTCATcgccgaggcggcgacggacggcggcGACGGGTGGGGCGGCGACTGCGCCGTGTACCGCCACGGCGCCGGCGAcctcgtggtgctccccgacggcGCGGGGCTGCCCGTGTCCCTCAAGGTCCTTGAGCACGACGTCCTCACCGTGTCGCCGATCAAG GATTTGGCGGCCGGGTTGAGGTTCGCGCCGGTGGGCCTCGTGGACATGTTCAACGGCGGCGCGGCGGTGGAAGGCTTGACCTACAGCCTCCTTGCCGACGGCGACGAGGCGGTCGGGCTGGTGAGCATGGAAGTGCGAGGGCGCGGGAGGTTGGGCGCCTACTCGTCGGTCCGGCCGAGGAGTTGCACGCTGGGCTCAGCCCCGGCGGAGTTCTCTTACGACGCCTCCTCCGGCATGGTGATCCTCGAGCTCGAGTCCATGCCATTGCCCAAGGAAAGGGTTCACAAGATCGCCATTGAGCTGTAG